AGTCAAACCACCAGAAAATGGTGACTTTAATAATCTGTTGCAAAGTTGTGGAGAGCAGTCAATTAGAGACATTATAGAACCTGAAATTACTAAACTGACTAAGGCAGTTGAAACAACCAAACTTACTCAAACAGAAAATAATAGTATAGCAAAACAAAATGATATTACGAATGTTAAAGAATTGTATAATAAATCTTCATCTCTATACTACTTTAAACAAGAAGAGGAAGCTAAACTGGAAGCAATAGTAGCAAACAAATTTTTAGAAAACCATACAGGAATTTATAGTGCAAAAATCTTTAACAATTCTAATTTAAGGGCAAATATGGTTTTTGATGAAGAGACTCAAAAATCCTGGCCTGCACTCACTATTTTTGTTAAAAATGAAACAGGCGAAATTACTGGAGCTAAGATATTAGTTCTGAATTCAAAAACATGTAATAAAGCTGATGTAGCTGAAAAATCTGTTGGTACAATTAGTGGCTCATTTGCTGAAATTGCTCAACAGAATTCAAAATACTCACCTGTAACAATCATTACAAAGGATATTGAAACAGCGTTAACCATTCAACAAGCTGGAGTTGAAGGAAAAATCTTATGTGCAATTGAAGCCGAAAATTTGCAAAACTATAATCCTGGCCCAAAAGAAAAGATCATTCTAGCAGTTAAAAATGACGTAAATACTGAAAAAGCAGAAAAAGTTCTGGAGGATAAGGAAGCAGTAGTCTGCACAGTCAAAAATGACTTCAATAATGTATTAAAAACTCAAGGATTATATGCTGTTAGAAATATTATCAGCCCTGAAATAAGAAAACTTAATGAAAAAATTGAATCAATACAAACTAATATACAATCAGGATTATGTCCGAAACACTAGGCAGAGTATGACACAGCATTTTTTATTTAAAAAACTATAGAGTGAAAAAATATGACAAAACAATTAAAGCATGATTCATTGGCAAAGACAATCATGAGCGATCCAGTTGCTGCACAAGAATTTCTAGAGTATTATTTACCAAGCGATTTCAAGAGTTTAATAGATTTATCACAAATAAAAGTAGAGCAAGAGAGTTATATAGAAGAATCGTTAAAGAAAAAATACAGCGATATTGTCTATAGAGTTGCCACCAAAAAACATGGCAATGCTTTTATTTATATATTAATCGAAGCTCAATCAACCGTCGATTATTGGACAGCTCTGCGGTTATGGAGATACACATTGTTATTGTGCGAAAGGCATAAGAAAGAAAAAACTAAATTACCATTAGTGTATAATTTAGTGATCTACAACGGCAAAGAGGTCTACAACGCACCTAGGAATTTGTGGGATTTATTTACCGATTCAATGATAGCTAAGCAATTAATGACCTCCGACTATCAATTAGTTGATTTGCAAAGTATGTCGAATGATGAAATTGTTAGGAAAAAGCATATCGGAATGCTCGAATATATGCTAAAGCACATTCATCAACGAGATATGTTAAAGCTTTGGGAAGACTTTCTAATAAAGTTCAAACATGTTTTAATACTTGATAAAGAAAAATGTTATGTTTACCTAAGATCATTTTTATGGTATACTGATACTAAATTACTAGAGAGTCAGCAACCAGAATTAGAGCAGGTTCTGGCTAAGTATTTATCTGAAGAAGAAAAAAGTAATATTATGAGAACTATTGCTGCAAAATATATTGATGAAGGTATAGAGATTGGTGAAACTAAAGGCAGAGCTGAAGGCAGAGCTGAAGGCAGAGCTGAAGGCAGAGCTGAAGGCATAGAGATTGGTGAAGTAAAGGCTAAACAATGGCTTGCAAGAAACTTATTAAAAGCTGGCTTTTCAGTTGAATTTATTTCTGAAAATACTGGATTGTCAAAAGAAGAAGTGATTAATTTAAAAAATAACATAGAGTATTAATTTTTCGAATTAATACTCTACTAACTTAAGTTTTTTGAGCAATTTATATTCACAAACAAAAGCTGTATTTAAGTTTTGTAGCTGCATAGTTAGTTTTGTGATAGGAAAGTTACCGGCAAGCTTTACATAACATGTAAGGTCTGGTAGGTTCATAATTTCAGATGGCATAACTAAAATCTTTTTACGCTCAACATTATTCATATTTACCCCATCTCGCATAGTATTTGATCCATATGACAAGTTCTCTTGAGTTTCAATAATTTCTTGCTCACCTAGTGTTAATGCTGATTTATAAGCTGTAACCTGATCGCTAACTCGAAAAATAAATTTACTATTAAACAAATCCAGCATAGAAGCACATTCAGCAGCCCCATATATTGCTTCTAATTGATGAATATTCTGCAATCCAGCAACAAAGCAGCCTCCATACTTTCTACTTTCAGCTAAAGCAACTGGTAAAGACGAAACTTTTTGTAGAGCTGGAAGTTCATCAAGTATAAACCACATGTTTTTGTTATCATGATTAGGATTTCTACACATCAAAGCCTTGATAGCTATGCTTATCCAGGCTGAAATAAGTGGGCATAAAGTAGCTCTTTGATTTGGGTTAGCTGTGATAAATAGCCAGCTAGTTTCATTTGAATTACTAAACCATTCTTTTATGCTAAAACTACCTCCAGGCTTTAAATATTGTAGCGAAGTAATATTCTTTCCAAGCGTAGACTGAATTCCTGCAGAAGTTTCGAGCGCGCTTTCACTTATAATACCTGATACAGCAGTGTTTCTAAAAGCTTTTGCAAATTGTCTATTATCAGAGTAAATGATTGTATGAATTAGTTTTATGATATCTTTATCATCCTTATATAGCTTCAACGCTTCAGACAAGACTAATTCAGCATTTTTAGCAAAAAAGTCATCAAGTTTAGGAGTATAATTACTAAAACTACTAGCTATATCATGAAAATCAGCTGCTTCAAAACAATCATTCCAAGGCAACCATTGTTCACTATTTTTTTCTAAAGGATTAAGCAGTTTATCACATTTAGGATCAAAAAATCTATCAGTAAAAGCTCCAGTTGTGTCTACAATGATTGCTCGATCTTTGTGTAATCGAATTTGTGGCAGCAGTTCATTAAGCATATTAGTTTTACCAGTACCTGTTGTTCCAGTAATAAGAATATGTAGTCTTTCACTATTCTTTACTAATGGCAAGCCTCCAAAACGGATTTTCGAGGCCTTTTTAGCGCTTTTTAGCATT
This genomic interval from Orientia tsutsugamushi contains the following:
- a CDS encoding Rpn family recombination-promoting nuclease/putative transposase, with amino-acid sequence MTKQLKHDSLAKTIMSDPVAAQEFLEYYLPSDFKSLIDLSQIKVEQESYIEESLKKKYSDIVYRVATKKHGNAFIYILIEAQSTVDYWTALRLWRYTLLLCERHKKEKTKLPLVYNLVIYNGKEVYNAPRNLWDLFTDSMIAKQLMTSDYQLVDLQSMSNDEIVRKKHIGMLEYMLKHIHQRDMLKLWEDFLIKFKHVLILDKEKCYVYLRSFLWYTDTKLLESQQPELEQVLAKYLSEEEKSNIMRTIAAKYIDEGIEIGETKGRAEGRAEGRAEGRAEGIEIGEVKAKQWLARNLLKAGFSVEFISENTGLSKEEVINLKNNIEY